GATTCGCTGACCCGCGAAGTTGCTGTTATCAGGATCATAGTTTCACAATAAATGTTGATTTGCTAAAATTTAGGGTATTAGGAGTTTGGCTGGAGCAAGATCACGCTCGAGATCGTCTTATATGGAAGTTTTATTGGCAAATGAATACGGATTCTGTTTCGGTGTCGAACGTGCTGTCGAGATGGTCGAGGAGGCTATACACGACGGAGAGACCGTGCGTGCACTCGGCCCGCTGATCCACAATGAACAGGAGATGCAGCGACTCGCTCACGAGGGCGTGCTCACCATCAGTGAACCGATCCAGATCCAGAGAAATGAGACCGCAGTCATACGAGCTCACGGCGTAACCCCCGAGGTGCAGCGGGCTCTTGAGGAAAAAGCGGCTAAGGTCGTGGACGCGACCTGCCCCTTTGTAACCCGTGTCCAGAAACTCGCAGCACGCGCCGCCGCCGAAGATCGCCACGTTGTCATCATCGGCAGTCCCGACCATCCCGAGATGATCGGCGTTAGGGGTTATGCACCCGATCACGCATTTATTATTCGTGATGAGACCGAGATCGACCAACTGCCCCAATTACGGCGTCCGTTGGTAGTTTCGCAAACAACTATTAAGTCCAAAACGTTTTTTGAGGCCGCCGAAGCCATAAGGACTAAGACGGTCGATGAAGTTCAGATCATTAACACCATCTGTTCGGCGACGCGTGATCGCCAGGATGCGGCCCGTGCTCTCGCCGGTATGGTCGATGCCTTTTACATTATCGGCGGACGCCACTCTTCGAATAGCGTAAAGCTGCTCGCGGTTTGCAAAGAGCAGTGTGACCGGAGCTTTCTAATTGAAACCGAGGCCGAGATCGATCCGGATGACCTGCTTGGCGTCGAGCGCGTCGGCGTTACGGCCGGAGCGTCAACCCCAAAATGGCTGATCGACAAGATCGTAGAGCACCTCAAAAGCATTGGGAAGAATCTTGATGCGACTCTCGCCCCATAGCCGAAGTAGAAGCTATTTTGATGGCTGTTATGTAAAGGCTTTCTGAAACCGTCAAACGTTTGTCAGAAGGCCTTTGAATCTCACGTAACTTTCTTACCGCGTATGTTTTGTCTGCCTTGACGCGGTTCATTTGCTTGACTAATATTGTCTTGATTTTGAAAAGCGAGGTGAGCCTTGCCGGCACCGACGATGAGTCAGCAGGACGAGGTCTTCCACGAATAAAACTTCGACGGACCTGAATTCAATTGACGACACCATGTCAGTGGCTTCATATCGCTGTTGCTTTTCTTCCTTATGCCGAACGATAGTGCGATAACCCCTCAGAATTTCAAGCTTCTTCTGGAATGGCTGGATCCGGATGAGGAAGTTGCCGTCCATCGCTACGAGCAGATCCGCCTTCGCCTTATCAATATCTTGCAGTTCCGAGGGTGCACAGATGCAGAGTCACTGGCTAACGAAAGTATCGACCGCGTCACGGCAAAAATGCCGAAGATCGTGGGAAATTATATCGGTGACCCCACACTCTACTTTTACGGCGTTGCGAAATTGGTATTGTTGGAGTGGCGTCGCAAACAATCAAGACAAACGCTACCGATGCCGCCGCCCGCCCGTGTTGATGCTGAGAGCTTGGAAACAGATCACGATTGCTTGAACAGTTGTCTTGCCAATATCCCGAAGCAGAATCGAGAACTGCTCATCGCGTATTACAGTTATGAAAGCAGTTCGGCAAAGGCAAAGCATCGGGTAGAGCTTGCTCAGAAGATCGGCATTTCACAAAGTGCACTTCATATTCGGGCATTTCGGATCAGACGGGTTGTCGGAGAATGTATTAAGAATTGTCTAGGTCGCTAAGCCGCGTTTGAAAGGAATATCGATTAAACAACATATAGAATATAGAGAACAGTTTTATGGCCATTGACCTCGAAATTAGAGACTACCTGCTCGGTGACGTATCGGATCCGGAGCAGTTAGGCACGATCGAAGAACGGTATCTGACCGATGACGATTTTGCTGAGTCCGTTTCGTTGGCCGAGGATCAGATAATCGAACAATATCTCGACGACGAGTTAACTGACCAACAGCGCCATTCATTTGAGACACATTTCCTAACGACGGATCACCGCCGACATCAACTTCGTACTATCACCGGATTGCTCTCCGCAGCACGCGCCAGGGCCACGCCGGATGCGGTATCCGAGAATCAGGTCACGAAGGCTCGATTCCCATTTCAAACACTATTTTCAAATCCGTTGATCGGTTACGGTTTTGCGATCATTCTTATAGCGTCGAGTGTATACGGTTTTTGGCGGCTTGTGATCTATCGTTCAAACGTCGATGTCGGCTTAGCCCAACTCCGGGAGGCTTATGCCGGCGAGCGCCCGATCGAGGCTCGTATCAGTGGATTTCAATATTCGCCGTGGCGCACGACGCGAGGCAATGGCGGTGACGTAGATCCCGCCGCTCGTGACCGTGCCGAAAAATTATTGACGCTTGCCGCAGGCGAAACTGACGACACCGCATCACAGGCGGCACTCGGCAAATTCCTATTGACCCAACGAAAGTTTGAACAGGCTAATGAGCTATTTGCTCGGGCAGCAAAGTCCGCACCGAAAGACGCGCGGATCCACTCCGACTGGGGTGCGTCACTGCTTGAACTTGCCCGAATTGACCGCTCATCAGGCGACCGCTCAAAAAGCGCCGAAAATTTTGACGCCGCCCTATCCCACCTCGAGACCGCGATCGCAATAATGCCCTCGATGCTCGAAGCGAGATTCAACCGCGCTCTCTGCTTGCAGGAAATGTTACTCAACGAACAAGCCAAGGCCGCATGGCTTGAATACTTGTCATTCGATGATTCATCACGTTGGGCCGAAGAGGCGAGGCAACACCTTGAGAAGCTGAACACATTAAGTGCTACCGAGACACCGGCCGACGACATTCTGGCCGGTTTTCTGCGTTCGGCGGCCGACGGTGACGACGAAAAGGCATTTACAATATTGGCCGGCAATCGTGAGCTGATCTCCAGGAAATACATCCCACAGCTTTTGGCGATGACGTTTATTACGTCGCCTGAGGACAAGCGTCCGGCGATCTTAAATGCACTCGACCTTGCCGGACGCCTCGAATCAGAGCGGATCGGTGATAAGTTTGCCGCGGAGATCGCGGCCTTTTATCGCAAGCTCGACCCGCGGTCATTTAATGACCTCCGCGATGCTCAGGCCTCGGTTCTGAAAGGCTATGCCCTGTGTATCGCCGGAGACTACAAGCTCGCCCTTGCCGAATTTGCGAATGCTCGCCGGATCTTCGAAAAAAACGGCGACATCTGGGAAGGCAATCTAAGTAAGTATTTCGAAGGCTACTGTCAGATCAATTTGGGCGAAGTACAAACAGGCCTTGATACCGTGGACAAGGTCGTTGAATTTGCCCGAACGGCCAACTACCGATGGCTCGAAATGACAGCGTTGTATTGGCTGGCCGGTGCTCAACGAAATCTGCGGCAACACTCAATATCCAAACTTATCTACCGACGGGCATTTTCATTGGCCGAGCAGATCGGTGACCGATACGGAATGCAGCGTAATCTGCTGGAGTCGGCCGGCGACAGCTCATTCTTGGGACAACATAATTTAGCAATTGATGGGCTCGTCAGGGCGTTTGAGATCTCGAATTCGGGCTATTCCAGTTCCCGTCAGCGTTGCCGCCTGAGTCTGGGTGGCTCTGATGTATATCTCGCGGCCGGACTCACGACATCTGCCCGAAACGCGGCCGAAGACGCTCTAATACTCGCCAAAAGCGTCAATGATCCAATGTTGACGGTAATTTCACGAAATAAAGCTGGAACTGCGTACCTCAACGGCGGCGACCCAGCCACGGCAAAACAATATTTCGATACAGCACTTTCTGAGTCCCGAGCGTTCGCTGACGAAGTGTCGCGAAATAAAATGACGGCACTCTCATACCTCCAAATGGCCCGACTCGAGCGCTCTGGCGGCGATTTGCAAGGCTCGACCGATCTATATCGACAAGCAGATACCCTATATGACGACTTGGCGATGCCGTATTACCAATACGTGGCCGAAAAGGGTGTCCTGAGCGGCCTCAAAGAACTCGGCGACAACGCCGAACTCGACCGTTTACTGCCGCTGACGATCAAACTGACCGAGGACTACCAGGACAAGATCTCCGAAGAGTCCGAGCGAGCGTCGTTTCTCGACGACGGTATTACTATCTACGACCTCGCACTCGAGCGTGAATTTGAAAAAGGCGAACTCGGTAAGGCTTTTACCTTCAGTGAGTCATCGGCATCCCGAACCTTGTATCGACGGCTTGCTGCAAAAAACGATGTCGCCCCGCGGCCTCTTACGATCGACGAGATCCGTGACAAAATGCCCGCCGATACTCAAATTCTAAAATTTTCGGTACTGATGGATCGTACCCTTGTCTGGTTGATCTCAAAGCGTGACGTATCCGTGACGCCGATCAATATCGCGTCGTCCTCACTTCGCGACAAGGTGGGGCGATACTATGCCGCACTTAAGAGTCCTGATGCCGACCTCACGCTCGTAAATTCACTCTCGCGTGAGCTATTTGACCTTTTGATCCGGCCCGTAAGCGACAAACTGGACCGCGCACTCGACATCGCGGTCGTGCCAAACAAATTCTTGTTCTATCTGCCGTTTGCTTCCCTGTTAAACGAACGAAACGAACCTTTGATCGCATCGCATACGCTCGTGTATTCGCCGAGTGCGTCGGTATTTATCCTGTGTTCGCTCAGCGCGACTGGGTCGCCGAAGACGAGCGAGACGATCCTCGCCATCGGAGATCCGGCGTTTGATCGCTCGACGTTTCCCGAACTCACGGTGCTGCCCGCGGCGGCGGACGAAGCACTGAATATCCGCGGACAATACGGGTCCGGAGATGTTCTGACAGGTTCGAGTGCCGTCAAACCGGATGTATTAAAATTGATCGGCCAGGCAGATGTACTGCATTTTGCCGGCCATTACGTAGTCGTCGACCGCGAGCCCGAGTCATCATTCTTACTGCTTGCCAAACAAGACAACTCGTCCGCCGCTAATATTCTCACCAATGCCGAACTGGCCGGCCAGGATCTCGGCGGGCTTCGCCTCGTGGTGCTGTCGGCGTGCCGGACCGGTCTCGATAAATATTTTGACGGCGAAGGAATGGTCGGCATTTCGCGCACATTTCTCGCCGCCGGCGTTCCGGTAGTGATCGCAAGCCAGTGGACGGTCGATTCGGATGCGACGTCGATATTGATGAAGAGCTTTCATAAAGATCGGCGTTCCGGCGGGATGAAGTCCGCTGACGCACTTCGTCAAGCCCAACTTAGTCTTGCCGCGTCAAATGGCGGCAAGTATTCGTCACCTTATTATTGGGCTGCATTTTCAGTAATTGGCGGCGATTCCAAATACTAGTCGCTACCGTGCCCGAGCACATTGACACCTCTTCGTAAGGCTTCCTATTATTAAGTACATCACCGTGACTCGCGTAAAGATTCCTTTAACATTCGCCTCGATCCGCACCGCTCACGCCGAGCGTAGCAATGAGATCACCGCCAAATTGGCGGAGTTTTCGGCCATTGGTGAGTTCGGCAGCGACGAAGATCTGTGGGCCGAGATGGTCTTCTGTTTTTTTACGGGAGGTTGCTCTGCTCGAATGGGAATTCGGTCGCTCGCGGCGGTCCGCCATCTGCTGATGACCGGCGAACAGCCCGAACTCGCTGACGCCCTGGTCGGATCGCACCGCTATCCGAATGCTCGCTCGAAATACATCGTCGCATCGCGATCGTTTCTGCAAGAGCATTGCCAAATGCGTCTGCGGTCTAAGCTACAGAGTTTCGACCAGCCGCTCGAAAGACGCGATTGGCTCGTTCGCGAAAAGGGCATCAAGGGCCTCGGGTACAAGGAGGCGAGCCATTTCTTACGAAATATAGGCTATCGCGGCTATGCCATTCTCGATAAGCACGTTCTCAACAGCCTTTTCGAACTGAAAATAATTGATGACCCTAAGCCACCAAATACGCGTTCGAAGTATCTAATGGTCGAAGAAAAGCTAAAACAGATCACGCTCGAACTGGGCATCGATTTTGATGAACTCGACCTTGTACTCTGGTCAATGAAAACCGGCGTCATCTTAAAATGATACGTTCGAGCATCGACGGCCGAAGTAACGCCCCGATTAACGCCCTATGAATTGCGACGCCAGACGACCTAAACGATCCCGCACAGCGGTTCGATTGACTCGCGCTTTCGGGCTGCTGATGCTGGTACTGACCGTTTCCGGCATTTCGATCCGTGCGGCGGCCCAATCGACCGATACCGGGCCGAATGAGGTCCGCAAGCTGATACGAAAGGCCGTAAAACTCACCCGCGGTGAGTCGCTGGTCGCCGCCGAATCCATCTTGCGGCAAGTCCTCGTCCTCAATCCTGCCAATTCAGCGGCTAAGGTCGAACTCGCGTTTCTACTCACTAAACGCAGACGCTTGACCGAGGCATATAATCTAGCGTTTCCGGTTGCCGAGGCGGAACCGGCCAATGCCAGAGCATTTGCCGTGCTCGGCAATATTTTGCTGATCGGCGGCCGATTTAGGGAAGCTCGAGCTCTCTTTTTTAACGCCATTCGTCTCGATCGGAGGCAACATTTGGCTTGGGCGGGATACGGTATGATCGACTTTTACGAAAATCGTATTAGCGAGAGTCTTGCCAACCTTAACGAGGCGACATACCAGGCACCCGACGAACCTGACCATCTGTTTGCCCTTGCTCAGGTATCGTCTCGAGCCGAACGATATACCGAGGCCGCCGATGCTTTTCGACATTTCCTAAATGTTTCGTCGATCAACGATAAGGATAGACGGGCGCGGATAGTCAGCCTGATCGAATTTCTACGTTTTCTCTCAGAGCGATCCAGTCTGTACCGCAGCGTCGGCAGCGACTCCACAGATGTCGGGTTTGAACTCGATGGCAATCGCCCGGTACTCGAGGTTCGGGTCAATGATCTGGCCCGGCCACTCAGATTCGTGCTCGACACCGGTTCGGGTATTACCGTGATCTCCGACAAAACTGCGGCTCTACTCAAGATAAAGCCCATCACCCGCGGCGGCCACGCCAAAGGCATCGGCGGCGACGGTAAGTTTGAGGTCGTCTACGGCTTTTTGCAAAAACTGGATATCGGCGACATCGCGATGCGGAACGTCCCAGTCTATATCCGGCCGTTTCATAACGCAAATCAAACCGTCGATGGCTATCTCGGCCTGTCACTGGTCTCTAAATTCCTGACGACCGTCGATTACGGCACCAAGCGATTTATCTTGTCAAAGCGGGATGACGACCGGCGTGACTTCCTCGATGGCAACGAGCTCTCGCTGCCGCTTCGTCTGACCTCAAGCGGTTTCCTTAGTGGCGAGGTTATGGTCGAGGGCATTGAATCACCGCTCAATTTTATAATCGATACGGGTGCCAGCGTATCCGTGATCTCTGACCAGGTCGCCAACAATCAAAGCATCGTTCCATTTGCTAACGACGAAAAACTTCGCGTGATCGGAGCCGCCGGTGTGACCGAAGACGTTCAAAGCTTTATGCTGCCCAAGGTCACATTCGGACCTCATTCGCGAAAACAGATTGCCGCTATCGCCCTCGACCTTGATATCATTAATGAGGCTTCGGGATTTGAACAAGCCGGCATACTTGGCGGTAATTTTCTCAAAAACTACCGTATGACCTTTGATTTTCGTAATTCAAAGGTAATCTTAAGATCGATCATCCCCGACAATTAGCCGCTCTTTCTGCAATGAAGATCAGCCTCTATCTCGAAACCTCGGTGCCTGGAGCGTATCTCGACAACGGTGATCCGTTTCGCCGCGATCTGACCATTCGTTGGTGGGAGCACGAGCTCTCCGAATATCAGGTTTACAGTTCCCTTCTGGTCCAACGGGAGTTCGAACGCATTGCCGAACCGCATCGCTCCGGTTATCTCAGCCTGATCCGCCCACTCGAGCAACTCGAGATCGCTGAGGAGGTCGCGATATTGGCCGAGGGCTATATCGAACGAGGGATTTTTCATCGAAAGTTCATCGCCGATGCCCTCCACGTCGCCCTCGCATCCTTTCACAAGGTGGACTATCTGGTGACCTGGAATTTCGGCCACATCGCCAACGTCCGCAAACAAGCCCGCCTTCGTCTATTCAACACCTCTGCCGGATTCTTCTCACCGGTCATCGTCACCCCGGAATTTCTCGTCCAC
This is a stretch of genomic DNA from Chloracidobacterium sp.. It encodes these proteins:
- the ispH gene encoding 4-hydroxy-3-methylbut-2-enyl diphosphate reductase gives rise to the protein MEVLLANEYGFCFGVERAVEMVEEAIHDGETVRALGPLIHNEQEMQRLAHEGVLTISEPIQIQRNETAVIRAHGVTPEVQRALEEKAAKVVDATCPFVTRVQKLAARAAAEDRHVVIIGSPDHPEMIGVRGYAPDHAFIIRDETEIDQLPQLRRPLVVSQTTIKSKTFFEAAEAIRTKTVDEVQIINTICSATRDRQDAARALAGMVDAFYIIGGRHSSNSVKLLAVCKEQCDRSFLIETEAEIDPDDLLGVERVGVTAGASTPKWLIDKIVEHLKSIGKNLDATLAP
- a CDS encoding CHAT domain-containing protein yields the protein MAIDLEIRDYLLGDVSDPEQLGTIEERYLTDDDFAESVSLAEDQIIEQYLDDELTDQQRHSFETHFLTTDHRRHQLRTITGLLSAARARATPDAVSENQVTKARFPFQTLFSNPLIGYGFAIILIASSVYGFWRLVIYRSNVDVGLAQLREAYAGERPIEARISGFQYSPWRTTRGNGGDVDPAARDRAEKLLTLAAGETDDTASQAALGKFLLTQRKFEQANELFARAAKSAPKDARIHSDWGASLLELARIDRSSGDRSKSAENFDAALSHLETAIAIMPSMLEARFNRALCLQEMLLNEQAKAAWLEYLSFDDSSRWAEEARQHLEKLNTLSATETPADDILAGFLRSAADGDDEKAFTILAGNRELISRKYIPQLLAMTFITSPEDKRPAILNALDLAGRLESERIGDKFAAEIAAFYRKLDPRSFNDLRDAQASVLKGYALCIAGDYKLALAEFANARRIFEKNGDIWEGNLSKYFEGYCQINLGEVQTGLDTVDKVVEFARTANYRWLEMTALYWLAGAQRNLRQHSISKLIYRRAFSLAEQIGDRYGMQRNLLESAGDSSFLGQHNLAIDGLVRAFEISNSGYSSSRQRCRLSLGGSDVYLAAGLTTSARNAAEDALILAKSVNDPMLTVISRNKAGTAYLNGGDPATAKQYFDTALSESRAFADEVSRNKMTALSYLQMARLERSGGDLQGSTDLYRQADTLYDDLAMPYYQYVAEKGVLSGLKELGDNAELDRLLPLTIKLTEDYQDKISEESERASFLDDGITIYDLALEREFEKGELGKAFTFSESSASRTLYRRLAAKNDVAPRPLTIDEIRDKMPADTQILKFSVLMDRTLVWLISKRDVSVTPINIASSSLRDKVGRYYAALKSPDADLTLVNSLSRELFDLLIRPVSDKLDRALDIAVVPNKFLFYLPFASLLNERNEPLIASHTLVYSPSASVFILCSLSATGSPKTSETILAIGDPAFDRSTFPELTVLPAAADEALNIRGQYGSGDVLTGSSAVKPDVLKLIGQADVLHFAGHYVVVDREPESSFLLLAKQDNSSAANILTNAELAGQDLGGLRLVVLSACRTGLDKYFDGEGMVGISRTFLAAGVPVVIASQWTVDSDATSILMKSFHKDRRSGGMKSADALRQAQLSLAASNGGKYSSPYYWAAFSVIGGDSKY
- a CDS encoding N-glycosylase (Responsible for removing an oxidatively damaged form of guanine (7,8-dihydro-8-oxoguanine = 7-oxoG) from DNA. Also nicks DNA at apurinic/apyrimidinic sites); protein product: MTRVKIPLTFASIRTAHAERSNEITAKLAEFSAIGEFGSDEDLWAEMVFCFFTGGCSARMGIRSLAAVRHLLMTGEQPELADALVGSHRYPNARSKYIVASRSFLQEHCQMRLRSKLQSFDQPLERRDWLVREKGIKGLGYKEASHFLRNIGYRGYAILDKHVLNSLFELKIIDDPKPPNTRSKYLMVEEKLKQITLELGIDFDELDLVLWSMKTGVILK
- a CDS encoding aspartyl protease family protein, yielding MTRAFGLLMLVLTVSGISIRAAAQSTDTGPNEVRKLIRKAVKLTRGESLVAAESILRQVLVLNPANSAAKVELAFLLTKRRRLTEAYNLAFPVAEAEPANARAFAVLGNILLIGGRFREARALFFNAIRLDRRQHLAWAGYGMIDFYENRISESLANLNEATYQAPDEPDHLFALAQVSSRAERYTEAADAFRHFLNVSSINDKDRRARIVSLIEFLRFLSERSSLYRSVGSDSTDVGFELDGNRPVLEVRVNDLARPLRFVLDTGSGITVISDKTAALLKIKPITRGGHAKGIGGDGKFEVVYGFLQKLDIGDIAMRNVPVYIRPFHNANQTVDGYLGLSLVSKFLTTVDYGTKRFILSKRDDDRRDFLDGNELSLPLRLTSSGFLSGEVMVEGIESPLNFIIDTGASVSVISDQVANNQSIVPFANDEKLRVIGAAGVTEDVQSFMLPKVTFGPHSRKQIAAIALDLDIINEASGFEQAGILGGNFLKNYRMTFDFRNSKVILRSIIPDN